In Chloroflexota bacterium, one genomic interval encodes:
- a CDS encoding FtsX-like permease family protein translates to MNALDIIRTALVSLGGSKLRSGLTLLGIIIGITAVTVLMSIGRGVQDNITSQIQAQGTNLLFVSSNSNSLTLEDAEALTDPVLAPSVKAVAPQISFNGQIVAGRENTNAQLIGVTPEYAGVRNVSVGEGQFVNPAHINNILDVAVLSASVSETLFGAGAEADAVGERIRINGRQFTVIGVLEDTGATFFGFGDQAYIPISTAHYRMSRERTTSGEIVVSTIDAQATTQESIADAELEIASILRLRHRITGDNDFDVDTLQDLIDTVTQITTILVLFLGTVAGISLLVGGIGVMNIMLVSVTERTREIGIRKAMGAKRRDILLQFVTEAIFLTTSGGIIGLLLSFTMSPLTNLIVNAVGRGEGSPLGTIVFHADVALLALAVSAIVGLVSGIYPALRAARMHPIDALRYE, encoded by the coding sequence ATGAACGCACTAGACATCATCAGAACGGCGCTCGTATCGCTCGGCGGCAGCAAGCTACGGTCGGGTTTGACGCTGCTGGGCATCATCATCGGCATCACGGCGGTAACGGTGCTGATGTCCATCGGACGCGGCGTGCAGGACAACATCACTTCGCAAATTCAGGCGCAGGGGACAAACCTGCTGTTCGTCAGCTCGAACAGCAATTCTCTGACGCTAGAAGACGCCGAGGCGCTGACAGACCCGGTGCTCGCGCCATCAGTGAAGGCGGTCGCGCCGCAAATTAGCTTCAATGGGCAGATAGTCGCCGGTCGTGAGAACACGAACGCGCAGCTCATTGGCGTAACGCCGGAATACGCCGGCGTGCGGAATGTGAGCGTGGGCGAAGGACAGTTCGTCAACCCCGCGCATATCAACAACATCCTCGATGTCGCCGTGCTGAGCGCGTCCGTCAGCGAGACGCTATTCGGCGCCGGTGCTGAGGCGGACGCCGTCGGCGAGCGCATTCGCATCAACGGGCGGCAGTTCACAGTCATCGGCGTGCTTGAGGACACGGGCGCGACATTCTTCGGCTTCGGCGATCAGGCGTACATCCCGATTTCGACCGCGCACTACCGCATGTCGCGAGAGCGCACCACGAGCGGCGAAATCGTGGTCAGCACCATAGACGCGCAGGCGACAACGCAAGAGTCGATTGCCGACGCCGAGCTGGAGATTGCGTCCATCCTGCGTCTGCGCCACCGCATAACCGGCGACAACGATTTCGATGTAGATACGCTGCAAGACCTCATCGACACGGTTACGCAGATTACGACCATCCTGGTGCTGTTCCTAGGCACGGTCGCGGGAATATCGCTGCTGGTGGGCGGCATAGGCGTGATGAACATCATGCTGGTATCCGTAACGGAACGCACGCGTGAGATTGGCATTCGCAAGGCGATGGGCGCGAAACGGCGCGACATTCTGTTGCAGTTCGTAACAGAGGCGATATTCCTAACCACGAGCGGCGGCATCATAGGCTTGCTATTGAGTTTCACGATGTCTCCCCTCACCAACTTGATAGTAAACGCAGTAGGCAGAGGCGAAGGCAGCCCACTGGGCACGATTGTGTTCCACGCAGATGTGGCGCTGCTCGCGCTCGCCGTGTCCGCAATTGTCGGGCTGGTGTCCGGCATATATCCGGCGCTACGGGCGGCGCGCATGCACCCGATTGACGCGCTGCGGTATGAATAG
- a CDS encoding flippase-like domain-containing protein, translated as MLFTAGKFWIGLALSVMLIALFFVTVDFAHMVDALADANYLYVAPAVALYLVGVVFRTMRWQALLLHIKPISNRRLFPVVVIGYMANNLLPMRLGEVVRSYYLGEREQVSKSSALATIFIERVFDALTLLLFVAAVAIFVPLGGLTAGFGELSGIAPPLLAAALVLPFVAAFGVMLMLSRWPKRTRNLAIALMKPLPRRFPRDRAMHIVDYFLAGFAPLTSLRKILWLFALSVPVWAFETGLFYLIGYSFGFHHIYDNLWHLAAAMVLVTALANIGSSIPSSPGGIGLFELIARETLVLLPLAMVDRASAAAFAAISHFALLLPMILLGQVFLWAGNLSLRRLAGADAGE; from the coding sequence TCGTCACGGTGGACTTCGCCCACATGGTGGACGCGCTCGCCGACGCGAACTATCTATATGTCGCGCCGGCGGTCGCACTGTACTTGGTGGGTGTGGTCTTTCGCACGATGCGCTGGCAGGCGCTGCTACTGCATATCAAGCCCATCAGCAATCGCCGCCTGTTCCCGGTCGTCGTCATTGGCTATATGGCAAACAACCTGCTCCCGATGCGGCTAGGCGAAGTCGTGCGTAGCTACTATCTCGGCGAACGAGAGCAGGTCAGCAAGAGTTCCGCGCTCGCCACGATATTCATTGAGCGTGTGTTCGACGCGCTTACACTGCTGTTGTTCGTCGCGGCGGTGGCGATATTCGTGCCGCTTGGCGGACTGACGGCAGGCTTCGGCGAATTGTCGGGTATTGCGCCACCGCTGCTTGCCGCTGCGCTTGTGCTGCCGTTCGTGGCGGCGTTCGGCGTGATGCTGATGCTGTCGCGCTGGCCGAAACGCACGCGCAATCTAGCCATCGCGCTTATGAAGCCACTGCCGCGCCGCTTCCCACGCGACCGCGCGATGCATATCGTGGACTATTTTCTAGCCGGATTCGCGCCGCTGACAAGCCTGCGCAAGATACTGTGGCTGTTCGCCCTGTCCGTGCCGGTGTGGGCGTTCGAGACGGGGTTGTTCTACCTTATCGGCTACTCATTCGGCTTTCACCACATCTACGACAATCTGTGGCATCTCGCCGCCGCGATGGTGCTCGTAACTGCGCTCGCAAACATAGGCAGCTCGATACCGTCATCGCCCGGTGGCATCGGCCTATTCGAGCTGATAGCCCGCGAGACGCTAGTCCTGCTGCCGCTGGCAATGGTGGACAGGGCGTCCGCCGCCGCCTTCGCCGCCATAAGCCACTTCGCCCTGCTGCTGCCGATGATACTGCTAGGTCAAGTATTCCTATGGGCAGGCAACCTATCGCTGCGCCGCCTAGCCGGAGCGGACGCCGGCGAATAA